Proteins encoded by one window of Methylovirgula ligni:
- a CDS encoding pilus assembly protein N-terminal domain-containing protein — MGLHASKLCRLGISAAAVCLALALSVPAFAVDTLTVTVDQAKIVQIPPGARTLIIGNPMIADVTLLKSGNTMIVTGKGFGQTNMIALDAGGNPVAESNIVVVGDPRALVVQRGMDRQSYTCAPRCQPTAILGDDGGYFNNVAAEIQAHNADALGK, encoded by the coding sequence ATGGGTCTGCACGCCTCAAAACTCTGTCGGCTCGGCATAAGCGCGGCAGCCGTTTGCCTCGCGCTTGCGCTTTCGGTCCCGGCCTTCGCTGTCGACACGCTGACCGTGACCGTCGATCAGGCAAAGATCGTACAGATTCCGCCCGGGGCGCGGACCTTGATCATCGGCAATCCGATGATTGCCGATGTGACTCTGCTGAAATCCGGTAACACGATGATCGTGACCGGAAAGGGCTTCGGCCAAACCAACATGATCGCGCTCGACGCAGGTGGCAATCCGGTCGCGGAGTCGAACATAGTCGTCGTCGGCGATCCCAGGGCGCTGGTGGTCCAGCGCGGCATGGACCGCCAATCCTATACCTGCGCGCCGCGCTGCCAGCCGACTGCCATTCTTGGCGATGACGGCGGATACTTCAACAACGTCGCCGCCGAGATTCAGGCCCACAACGCCGACGCGCTGGGCAAGTAA
- a CDS encoding AAA family ATPase — protein sequence MSDGSDTSPEQIAPVPRISMQAFCETPEVAQIIQSAIGDRRMEKAHVKVHMGGAAAALEAYRSASTPNVILIETTSKREELINYLHALAEFCDAGTKVVVTGRMNDIVLYRELMARGVSEYLVAPFTVLDFIRTISRLYTGVGAEPVGKIVAFVGAKGGAGASTIAHNVAWSIPRELDIQTALVDLDLGFGTAGLDFNQDPPQGIAEAVFAPDRIDSNLVDRLLSRCGDKLSLLAAPASLDRIYDFPETAFDAIVEILRASTPCVVLDIPHGWTAWMRRLILGADEIVLVATPDLANLRNAKSLLDTVRAARPNDAKPRLILNFMGVPKRPEIAVSDFAKAVDLEPQGFINFEPKLFGTAANNGQMIAEVDPANKINETISELARAVTGRTEIRKAKKTLLEPLKLKLGLSRAS from the coding sequence ATGAGCGACGGATCGGATACTTCGCCGGAACAAATCGCGCCGGTTCCACGCATTTCCATGCAGGCGTTCTGCGAAACGCCGGAGGTTGCGCAGATCATCCAGTCCGCGATCGGCGATCGGCGGATGGAAAAGGCGCATGTCAAAGTGCACATGGGCGGCGCCGCTGCGGCTCTCGAGGCCTACCGTTCGGCCTCGACGCCGAACGTGATCTTGATCGAGACGACGTCCAAGCGCGAGGAACTCATCAACTACCTGCACGCGCTCGCCGAATTCTGCGACGCCGGAACCAAAGTCGTGGTGACCGGCCGTATGAACGACATCGTGCTCTATCGCGAGTTGATGGCGCGCGGCGTCAGCGAATATCTCGTCGCGCCGTTCACGGTGCTCGATTTCATCCGCACGATTTCCCGCCTCTACACCGGCGTCGGCGCGGAGCCGGTCGGCAAGATCGTCGCCTTCGTCGGCGCCAAGGGCGGCGCAGGAGCTTCGACAATTGCCCACAACGTCGCCTGGTCGATCCCACGTGAACTCGACATTCAGACGGCGCTCGTCGATCTCGATCTCGGCTTCGGCACCGCGGGGCTCGATTTCAATCAGGACCCGCCGCAAGGCATCGCTGAAGCGGTGTTCGCGCCGGACCGGATCGACAGCAATCTCGTCGATCGCCTGCTGTCGCGCTGCGGTGACAAGCTCAGTCTGCTCGCCGCCCCCGCCTCGCTCGACCGCATCTACGATTTTCCCGAAACCGCGTTCGACGCGATTGTCGAAATCCTGCGCGCCTCGACGCCCTGCGTGGTCCTCGACATTCCACATGGCTGGACTGCCTGGATGCGGCGGCTGATCCTCGGCGCAGACGAGATCGTCCTCGTCGCGACGCCGGACCTTGCCAATCTGCGCAACGCCAAGAGCCTCCTCGATACCGTCCGGGCGGCACGCCCGAACGATGCCAAACCCCGGCTCATCCTGAACTTCATGGGCGTGCCCAAGCGGCCGGAAATCGCGGTGAGCGACTTCGCCAAGGCGGTCGATCTCGAACCGCAAGGGTTCATAAATTTCGAGCCGAAGCTCTTCGGCACCGCCGCCAACAACGGCCAGATGATCGCCGAGGTCGACCCGGCGAACAAAATCAACGAGACGATTTCGGAATTGGCGCGCGCCGTGACCGGGCGAACGGAGATACGAAAAGCCAAAAAGACCCTGCTGGAGCCGCTGAAATTGAAGCTCGGCTTGAGCCGGGCTTCCTGA
- the cpaB gene encoding Flp pilus assembly protein CpaB, producing MKPARLVILGVAALAGVGAFLLILSGTKPPEPVKIAVSAPPPPMDQVLVADQDIPFGNTIESGDLRWQAWPKNKAPAGVLLQSKDPDATTEFEGWLVRNRLGQGEPVYKDRLIQPGKSGFLAALLPEGMRAVAITIDSQGSTTAGNFILPGDHVDVLHTFRDDDVARANGGDGMVSETLLHNVRVLAIGESIQKAGKEPVIGGSNATLELSPGQVEQILLAQKVGQLSLSLRSMADSKTTGDLDSSEKETNFTIIRYGIPVPGRAR from the coding sequence ATGAAGCCCGCCCGCCTCGTCATTCTCGGAGTTGCCGCGCTCGCTGGCGTCGGGGCATTTTTGCTTATTCTCAGCGGCACGAAGCCGCCGGAGCCTGTCAAGATCGCCGTGTCGGCCCCACCGCCGCCGATGGATCAGGTTCTCGTCGCCGACCAGGACATTCCTTTCGGCAATACGATCGAGTCGGGCGACCTGCGCTGGCAGGCCTGGCCGAAGAACAAAGCACCGGCAGGTGTCCTCCTTCAGTCGAAAGACCCGGACGCCACGACCGAATTCGAAGGCTGGCTCGTGCGCAACCGCCTTGGCCAGGGCGAACCCGTCTATAAGGACCGTCTCATCCAGCCCGGCAAGTCCGGCTTCCTCGCCGCCCTCCTCCCGGAGGGGATGCGAGCCGTCGCCATCACGATCGATTCGCAGGGCTCGACCACTGCCGGCAACTTCATTCTGCCCGGCGATCATGTCGATGTGCTCCATACATTCCGCGACGATGACGTGGCACGCGCTAATGGCGGCGACGGCATGGTGAGCGAAACGCTCCTGCACAACGTCCGGGTCCTCGCCATCGGCGAGAGCATTCAAAAGGCCGGCAAGGAGCCCGTGATCGGCGGCTCCAATGCAACTCTTGAACTGAGCCCCGGACAGGTCGAGCAGATTCTCCTCGCCCAGAAAGTCGGCCAGCTTTCGTTGAGCCTGCGAAGCATGGCCGATTCCAAAACGACCGGGGACCTCGATTCTTCAGAGAAAGAAACGAATTTCACCATCATTCGCTACGGAATTCCGGTCCCGGGCCGCGCGCGTTGA
- a CDS encoding phosphomannomutase/phosphoglucomutase, whose translation MFPKPLPELRPNSLAYEQTPMVKPTGFREYDARWLFEKEINLMGVQALGLGLGTLLHEFGVRPEIVTGHDFRSYSASIKLALVTGLVAAGIKVHDIGLALSPMAYFAQFDLDVPAVAMVTASHNDNGWTGVKMGAQRPVTFGPDEMNRLKEIVLSGAYRYAEGGNYRYVPDFGARYIADLTNRPKLKRKLKVVAACGNGTAGAFAPQVLEKLGCDVVPLDTELDFTFPHYNPNPEDLKMLHTMADKVRESGADVGLGFDGDGDRCGVVDNNGEEIFADKIGVMLARDLSKLHPGATFVVDVKSTGLFITDPVLQSNGVKADYWKTGHSYIKRRVSDLNALAGFEKSGHFFFNAPVGRGYDDGLLTAIHVLEMLDRNPDKSMADLYADLPKTWGSPTMAPHCADEAKYGIVDQVVATFKDMQAKGEKVTGQKIRDLVTVNGVRVVTEDGTWGLVRASSNKPELVVVVESPVSEARMREMFKAIDAVLRRHPEVGAYNQTI comes from the coding sequence ATGTTTCCCAAGCCATTGCCTGAATTGCGACCCAACAGCCTCGCTTACGAGCAGACGCCGATGGTGAAGCCGACAGGCTTCCGCGAATACGACGCGCGCTGGCTTTTCGAGAAGGAAATCAACCTGATGGGCGTCCAGGCGCTGGGCCTCGGCCTGGGGACGCTGCTGCATGAGTTCGGCGTTAGGCCGGAGATCGTCACCGGGCACGACTTCCGCAGCTATTCCGCGTCCATCAAACTGGCGCTGGTCACCGGCCTCGTCGCCGCGGGCATCAAGGTGCACGACATCGGCTTGGCCTTGTCACCGATGGCCTATTTCGCCCAATTCGATCTCGACGTACCGGCCGTCGCCATGGTCACCGCCTCGCATAACGACAACGGCTGGACCGGCGTCAAAATGGGGGCGCAGCGCCCCGTCACCTTCGGCCCCGACGAGATGAACCGGCTGAAGGAGATCGTGCTCTCCGGCGCCTATCGTTATGCCGAGGGCGGCAATTATCGCTACGTGCCGGATTTCGGCGCACGCTATATCGCCGATCTGACCAACCGTCCCAAGCTCAAGCGCAAATTGAAGGTCGTCGCGGCCTGCGGCAACGGCACGGCGGGCGCCTTCGCGCCGCAGGTTCTCGAAAAGCTCGGCTGTGACGTCGTGCCGCTGGATACCGAACTCGACTTCACCTTCCCGCATTACAATCCCAACCCCGAAGACCTAAAGATGCTGCACACGATGGCCGACAAGGTACGCGAGAGCGGCGCCGACGTGGGCCTCGGCTTCGATGGCGATGGCGACCGCTGCGGCGTCGTGGACAATAACGGCGAAGAGATTTTCGCCGACAAGATCGGCGTGATGCTGGCGCGGGACCTGTCGAAGCTCCATCCCGGCGCGACGTTCGTGGTTGATGTGAAATCCACCGGGCTGTTCATCACCGACCCGGTGTTGCAGTCCAATGGCGTGAAGGCGGATTATTGGAAGACGGGGCACTCCTATATCAAGCGGCGTGTCTCCGATCTCAACGCGCTCGCGGGCTTCGAGAAATCGGGCCATTTCTTCTTTAATGCGCCAGTCGGCCGCGGCTATGACGACGGCTTGCTCACCGCCATCCACGTTCTCGAAATGCTCGACCGCAACCCTGACAAGTCGATGGCCGATCTCTATGCCGATCTGCCGAAGACATGGGGCTCGCCGACGATGGCGCCGCATTGCGCCGATGAGGCCAAATACGGCATCGTCGATCAGGTCGTCGCGACCTTCAAGGACATGCAGGCCAAAGGCGAGAAAGTCACCGGTCAGAAGATCCGCGATCTCGTGACGGTCAACGGCGTGCGCGTCGTGACGGAGGACGGCACCTGGGGGCTGGTCCGCGCCTCGTCCAACAAGCCGGAACTGGTGGTCGTCGTCGAAAGCCCCGTCTCCGAGGCGCGGATGCGCGAGATGTTCAAGGCCATCGACGCGGTCTTGCGCCGCCACCCGGAAGTCGGCGCCTATAATCAGACGATTTGA
- a CDS encoding type II secretion system F family protein, whose protein sequence is MPIQALLSAFLAALAVGGFGLAFVYPLLSGERQAEKRQAALSASAGKQPEKQTDAAVRRKQIADSLKEIERRNTRKRVSLETKISRAGLRISKSVFFIYSAISGLVLALLFYVLTGKLYLAAAAGLVGAIGLPTWVINYLAKKRLKKFVNLFPDTIDVIVRGVKAGLPLGDCLRIIASEVEEPVRGEFRAIVEAATMGLSISEAVERLTNQIPIAETNFFSIVINIQQKAGGNLSEALSNLSGVLRDRKMMEGKIKAFSSEAKASAMIIGSLPFAVAGLVYVTSPAYISLLWTTSTGQLVLGAAALWMAIGIFVMKKMVNFDY, encoded by the coding sequence ATGCCCATTCAGGCCCTCCTCTCAGCTTTCCTGGCGGCGCTCGCCGTCGGCGGGTTCGGCCTCGCCTTCGTTTATCCGCTGCTCAGCGGCGAGCGGCAGGCCGAGAAGCGGCAGGCAGCGCTCTCCGCCAGCGCCGGAAAGCAGCCGGAAAAGCAAACCGACGCCGCGGTGCGGCGTAAACAGATCGCCGATAGCCTCAAAGAGATCGAGCGGCGCAACACCCGCAAGCGTGTCAGCCTGGAAACCAAGATCAGCCGCGCCGGCCTTCGAATCTCCAAATCCGTCTTTTTCATCTACTCCGCCATCAGCGGCCTTGTTCTCGCGCTCTTGTTCTATGTCCTCACCGGCAAGCTCTATCTCGCCGCCGCGGCGGGCCTCGTCGGCGCGATCGGCCTGCCGACATGGGTCATCAATTATCTCGCGAAAAAGCGTCTGAAGAAATTCGTCAATCTGTTTCCGGACACGATCGACGTCATCGTGCGCGGCGTGAAGGCGGGCCTGCCGCTTGGCGATTGCCTGCGCATTATCGCGAGCGAGGTCGAAGAGCCCGTCCGTGGTGAATTTCGTGCGATCGTCGAAGCCGCGACTATGGGTCTTTCGATCTCGGAGGCGGTCGAGCGGCTGACGAACCAGATTCCTATCGCCGAGACGAACTTCTTTTCTATCGTCATCAACATTCAGCAAAAGGCGGGCGGTAATCTTTCGGAGGCTTTGTCCAACCTTTCCGGCGTGCTGCGCGATCGCAAAATGATGGAAGGCAAGATCAAAGCCTTCTCGTCCGAGGCGAAAGCTTCGGCGATGATCATCGGCTCGCTGCCCTTCGCCGTCGCGGGCCTGGTCTACGTCACCAGCCCTGCCTACATTTCCCTGCTTTGGACGACCTCGACCGGGCAGCTCGTTCTCGGGGCAGCCGCGCTCTGGATGGCGATCGGCATTTTTGTCATGAAGAAGATGGTGAATTTCGACTACTGA
- a CDS encoding type II secretion system F family protein, translated as MNDVTDFLLNRQAMLAALVAISIFATILTFAMPLLQTDRLGRRMKIVASERERIRARERERLAESKVTLRQAPKAYMKNIVDRFNLSSWLGTEKAKHQMVMAGFRGQQAEVGFLFFRLVTPIGVFVFALIYLFFLSRFGLSPMMNIAVAIGAAYIGIKAPEIYVSNAIAKRQKSMSKAVPDSLDLMLICVESGMSIELAFRKVAQEVGIQSIPLAEELTLTTAELSYLSDRRQAFENLGTRTGVDSLKQISTVLTQAERYGTPLAQALRIVATESRQRRMSEAEKKAAALPPKLTVPMILFFLPVLFAVIITPAIIQVSATMR; from the coding sequence ATGAATGATGTGACTGACTTTTTGCTGAACCGTCAGGCGATGCTGGCGGCGTTGGTCGCAATCTCGATATTTGCGACGATCCTGACGTTCGCCATGCCGTTGCTGCAGACGGATAGGCTCGGACGGCGCATGAAAATCGTCGCCTCGGAGCGCGAGCGCATTCGCGCGCGTGAACGCGAGCGGCTCGCCGAATCGAAGGTCACCCTGCGCCAGGCGCCAAAAGCCTATATGAAAAACATCGTCGACCGCTTCAATCTGTCGTCCTGGCTGGGCACGGAAAAGGCGAAGCACCAGATGGTCATGGCGGGCTTTCGCGGACAGCAGGCGGAGGTTGGGTTTCTGTTCTTTCGCCTTGTGACTCCGATCGGAGTGTTCGTTTTCGCGCTCATCTATCTGTTCTTTCTGAGCCGGTTCGGCCTGTCCCCGATGATGAATATCGCTGTGGCCATCGGCGCCGCGTATATCGGGATCAAGGCGCCGGAAATTTATGTCAGCAACGCGATCGCCAAGCGCCAGAAATCGATGAGCAAGGCGGTTCCGGATTCGCTCGATCTCATGCTGATCTGCGTCGAGTCGGGTATGTCGATCGAACTCGCGTTTCGCAAAGTCGCGCAGGAGGTCGGCATCCAATCCATTCCTCTCGCCGAGGAATTGACCTTGACGACAGCGGAGCTCTCCTATCTGTCCGACCGCCGCCAGGCCTTCGAGAATTTGGGAACACGCACCGGCGTCGATTCGTTGAAGCAGATATCGACCGTTCTGACGCAGGCGGAACGCTATGGTACGCCCCTTGCCCAGGCGCTGCGTATCGTCGCCACCGAGAGCCGCCAGCGGCGTATGTCCGAGGCGGAAAAGAAGGCCGCCGCCCTGCCGCCGAAGCTCACCGTCCCGATGATCCTGTTCTTTCTGCCGGTTCTCTTCGCCGTGATCATCACGCCGGCAATCATCCAGGTCTCTGCCACGATGCGCTGA
- a CDS encoding type II and III secretion system protein family protein, whose product MKRRVPTLLCGLSAALMLLAPVQEAFAQASMQVEDGSNSGFSRRISMGIGKSLIVDLPRDAAEIFVGNPKVANAIVRSARKLYIIGLDKGQTTVFALDAQGHQIAAMQINIGRDVGELQQILRAAMPTSNIIARTVNDTIILSGEVDSAEEAKRADDIAEGFAKDFNGNNGSSTGMVVNSLVIHGRDQVMLKVTIAEIDRSIAKQLGLTSSTWGPFTQYNPFGINGNIATAGNGQTSGITLSNPSGTVSATLQAFERYGVSHILAEPTVAAVSGESANFTVGGEFPIPGPPTTCPGTVSTTAVCSGGAVYQPYGVMLTFTPVVLGEGRILLHLSTEVTDIDYTKTVSIQGVPTPGLLTRKNATSVELPSGGSIASAGLLQTVSRQVINGFPGLMDLPILGTLFRSRDYQREETELMIIVTPYLVRATSTAELPQPDDGYADSTDPQAWLLGRINRLYASPNNPEAVKNFKGRVGFIVD is encoded by the coding sequence ATGAAACGCCGCGTCCCAACTCTCCTATGCGGATTGTCCGCAGCGCTGATGCTGCTTGCGCCGGTGCAAGAGGCTTTCGCACAGGCAAGTATGCAGGTCGAGGATGGGAGCAACTCCGGCTTCTCGCGGCGCATATCGATGGGCATCGGCAAGTCGCTGATTGTCGATCTGCCCCGGGACGCCGCGGAAATCTTCGTCGGCAATCCCAAGGTCGCCAATGCCATCGTCCGCTCGGCTCGCAAGCTCTACATAATTGGCCTCGACAAGGGCCAGACCACGGTCTTCGCGCTTGATGCCCAAGGCCACCAGATCGCGGCAATGCAGATCAACATCGGCCGGGACGTCGGAGAATTGCAGCAGATCCTGCGCGCGGCCATGCCGACGTCGAATATTATCGCCCGCACGGTCAACGACACGATCATCCTCTCCGGCGAAGTCGATTCGGCGGAGGAGGCCAAGCGCGCCGACGATATCGCGGAGGGCTTCGCCAAGGACTTTAACGGCAACAACGGCTCGTCGACGGGAATGGTCGTCAATTCCCTGGTCATTCACGGGCGCGATCAGGTGATGCTGAAAGTCACCATCGCCGAAATCGACCGCAGCATCGCCAAGCAACTGGGCCTGACGTCGAGCACCTGGGGCCCGTTCACGCAATACAATCCGTTCGGCATCAACGGCAATATCGCCACGGCCGGGAACGGTCAGACAAGCGGCATCACGCTTTCCAATCCGTCGGGCACCGTGTCGGCGACGCTGCAGGCGTTCGAGCGCTACGGCGTCTCGCATATTCTGGCCGAACCGACGGTCGCGGCCGTCTCGGGAGAGAGCGCCAATTTCACGGTCGGCGGCGAATTCCCGATCCCGGGTCCGCCGACAACCTGCCCCGGCACGGTCTCAACCACCGCCGTCTGCTCCGGCGGCGCGGTCTATCAGCCTTACGGCGTCATGTTGACGTTCACGCCGGTCGTTCTCGGCGAAGGACGCATCCTCCTGCATCTGTCGACCGAGGTGACCGACATCGATTACACCAAGACCGTCAGCATCCAGGGCGTGCCGACCCCCGGCCTGTTGACGCGCAAGAACGCGACCAGCGTCGAACTGCCTTCCGGCGGCTCGATTGCCTCCGCCGGCTTGCTGCAGACGGTTTCGCGCCAGGTCATCAACGGATTTCCCGGCCTGATGGATCTGCCGATCCTCGGCACCCTGTTCCGCTCACGCGATTATCAGCGGGAAGAAACCGAGCTGATGATCATCGTGACGCCCTATCTGGTGCGGGCGACATCGACGGCGGAGTTGCCGCAGCCCGACGACGGATATGCGGATTCGACCGATCCGCAAGCCTGGCTGCTTGGCCGCATCAACCGCCTCTACGCTTCGCCGAACAACCCTGAAGCGGTGAAGAATTTCAAAGGCCGTGTCGGCTTCATCGTGGATTGA
- a CDS encoding Flp family type IVb pilin, protein MKIFARFMNDESGATAIEYGLIAGLIAVVIISALTTLGTNVKNKFNAIASNLT, encoded by the coding sequence ATGAAGATTTTTGCCCGTTTCATGAATGACGAATCCGGTGCCACCGCTATCGAGTACGGCCTCATCGCCGGCCTGATCGCCGTTGTCATCATCAGCGCCCTGACGACGCTCGGCACGAACGTCAAGAACAAGTTCAACGCCATTGCGAGCAACCTGACCTAA
- a CDS encoding A24 family peptidase: MIMAFATLVFFPVLMVYAAFSDLFTMTISNFISLALMAIFFALALVLGMPAWEIGLHAAAGLLVLVLTFFMFARGWIGGGDAKLAAAIALWIGFDHLADYGLYAALLGGLLTLFILIIRRHPLPTVLIRQSWIARLHEQGNGVPYGIALAVAGLLLYPQTGIWLSAVAH; the protein is encoded by the coding sequence CTGATCATGGCATTTGCGACACTCGTCTTTTTTCCCGTGCTGATGGTCTATGCCGCCTTCTCCGACCTGTTCACGATGACGATCTCGAATTTCATCTCCCTCGCCCTTATGGCGATCTTCTTTGCGCTCGCCCTGGTGCTGGGCATGCCGGCCTGGGAAATCGGTCTGCACGCCGCGGCAGGCCTTCTCGTGCTCGTACTGACCTTTTTCATGTTCGCACGCGGCTGGATCGGCGGCGGCGACGCCAAGCTCGCTGCGGCGATTGCGCTCTGGATCGGCTTCGACCATCTGGCTGACTACGGCCTCTATGCGGCGCTGCTCGGCGGCCTGCTCACTTTGTTCATTCTGATTATTCGCCGGCACCCGCTGCCGACCGTCCTGATCCGCCAGAGCTGGATCGCCCGCCTGCACGAGCAGGGGAACGGTGTTCCCTATGGCATCGCGCTCGCCGTCGCCGGTCTCCTGCTTTATCCGCAGACAGGCATCTGGCTATCGGCCGTCGCTCACTAA
- a CDS encoding CpaD family pilus assembly protein, producing the protein MPISPNRTAQTGRKAAKGRALLALCTAAALSGCASANVDRMRTSSIPMDDYRVRHPIVLSESANRLDIFPPPQARSLDRRSYAQVVQYGKLYRSNGQGPIVAFLPEAGTANRGTIESIRRALAAGGAYAPLQVTTYPVVNRDLASPIRLSFIGLKAKVADACGQWPSDLASGSSLQGWQNKPYWNYGCSYQSIFAAQVADPRDLVGPRAEDPSDTVFRTYAIDQVRAGKDPATTWNTNGTSINPIGSGAQ; encoded by the coding sequence ATGCCGATCTCGCCAAATAGAACAGCGCAAACCGGCCGAAAGGCCGCAAAAGGACGCGCTCTGCTTGCGCTCTGCACCGCGGCGGCGCTGAGCGGCTGCGCGTCGGCGAATGTCGACCGGATGCGGACCTCCTCCATCCCTATGGACGATTATCGCGTCCGTCATCCGATCGTCCTCTCGGAATCGGCCAATCGGCTCGATATTTTCCCGCCGCCGCAGGCGCGCAGCCTCGACCGCCGCAGCTATGCGCAGGTGGTCCAATACGGCAAGCTCTACCGCTCCAACGGGCAAGGCCCGATCGTGGCCTTCCTGCCGGAGGCTGGCACGGCAAATCGCGGGACGATCGAATCGATCCGCCGCGCGCTTGCCGCCGGCGGCGCCTATGCGCCGCTGCAGGTCACAACCTATCCTGTCGTCAATCGCGACCTCGCTTCGCCGATCCGGCTGAGCTTTATCGGGCTCAAAGCCAAGGTCGCCGATGCTTGCGGCCAATGGCCGAGCGATCTTGCCTCCGGCAGTTCGCTGCAAGGTTGGCAGAACAAGCCCTATTGGAATTACGGCTGCTCCTATCAGAGCATTTTCGCCGCACAGGTCGCCGACCCGCGCGATCTCGTCGGACCGCGCGCCGAGGATCCATCGGATACGGTGTTCAGGACCTATGCGATCGATCAGGTCCGCGCGGGCAAAGATCCGGCGACCACCTGGAATACCAACGGCACCAGCATCAACCCCATCGGCTCGGGGGCCCAGTGA
- a CDS encoding CpaF family protein has product MFGRRSPASESAPPRAPTPAVAITNFRGVTDTGRKTPVTIEPPSAPPPPPIEPRSDEYYVTKSMIFGALIEGIDLSQLARLDADSAREEIRDIVNEIIAIKNIVMSISEQEDLLNDICNDVLGYGPLEPLLARDDIADIMVNGARQTFIEVGGKIQLTNVRFRDNAQLMNICQRIVSQVGRRVDEASPICDARLMDGSRVNVIAPPLAIDGPVLTIRKFRKDKLTLEQLVRYNCISPEGGEILKIIGRVRCNVLISGGTGSGKTTLLNCLTHYIDEDERVITCEDAAELQLQQQHVVRLETRPPSLEGTGAVSMRDLVRNCLRMRPERIIVGEVRGAEAFDLLQAMNTGHDGSMGTVHANSPREALSRLESMITMGGFSLPARTIREMIVSSIDVIIQTARLRDGSRRITHITEVMGLEGDVIITQDLFLYEIDGEDASGRIKGAHRSTGIGRPRFWERARYFGEEVRLAAALDASEQTTA; this is encoded by the coding sequence ATGTTCGGACGGCGGTCGCCTGCAAGCGAAAGCGCACCCCCGCGCGCGCCGACGCCGGCCGTCGCGATCACGAATTTCCGCGGCGTGACCGACACCGGGCGCAAGACGCCGGTCACGATCGAGCCGCCCTCCGCGCCGCCGCCTCCGCCCATTGAGCCGCGCTCCGACGAATATTACGTCACCAAGAGCATGATCTTCGGCGCCCTGATCGAGGGCATCGATCTATCGCAATTGGCTCGCCTCGACGCCGACAGCGCGCGCGAGGAAATCCGCGACATCGTCAACGAGATCATCGCGATCAAAAACATCGTCATGTCGATTTCCGAGCAGGAAGACCTGCTCAACGACATCTGCAACGATGTGCTCGGCTATGGCCCGCTCGAGCCTTTGCTCGCCCGCGACGACATCGCCGACATCATGGTCAACGGGGCACGGCAGACCTTCATCGAAGTCGGCGGCAAAATCCAGTTGACCAACGTCCGCTTCCGCGACAACGCGCAGCTTATGAACATCTGCCAGCGCATCGTCAGCCAGGTCGGCCGCCGCGTCGACGAAGCCTCGCCGATCTGCGACGCGCGCCTCATGGACGGTTCGCGCGTCAACGTCATTGCGCCACCGCTGGCCATCGACGGCCCGGTGCTCACGATCCGCAAATTTCGCAAGGATAAGCTCACCCTCGAGCAGCTCGTCCGCTACAACTGTATTTCGCCCGAAGGCGGCGAAATCCTGAAAATCATCGGCCGCGTCCGCTGTAATGTTCTCATCTCCGGCGGTACCGGCTCAGGCAAGACGACGCTGCTGAACTGCCTCACCCACTATATCGACGAAGACGAGCGCGTCATCACCTGCGAGGACGCCGCCGAGCTTCAATTGCAGCAGCAGCATGTGGTCCGTCTGGAAACGCGGCCGCCGAGCCTCGAAGGCACCGGCGCGGTGTCGATGCGCGACCTCGTGAGAAACTGCCTGCGTATGCGTCCCGAGCGGATCATCGTGGGCGAGGTGCGCGGCGCCGAAGCCTTCGACCTGTTGCAGGCGATGAACACCGGCCACGATGGCTCGATGGGCACGGTCCACGCCAACTCCCCGCGCGAGGCGCTCAGCCGTCTCGAATCGATGATCACCATGGGCGGCTTCTCGCTGCCGGCGCGCACCATCCGCGAGATGATCGTCTCGTCGATCGACGTCATCATCCAGACGGCGCGCTTACGTGACGGCTCGCGCCGCATCACTCACATCACCGAGGTGATGGGTCTCGAAGGCGACGTCATCATCACACAGGATCTTTTTCTCTACGAGATCGACGGCGAGGACGCCTCCGGCCGGATCAAGGGCGCGCATCGCTCGACCGGGATCGGCCGCCCCAGGTTCTGGGAACGCGCGCGCTATTTCGGCGAGGAGGTTCGGCTCGCCGCCGCACTCGACGCCAGCGAACAGACGACCGCATGA